A genomic window from Sulfurimonas sp. hsl 1-7 includes:
- a CDS encoding AAA family ATPase yields the protein MKATNLVKSLTALIEKKVPTFLWGAPGIGKSSIVREIAQTQDVGFIDLRLALMDPTDLKGIPFYDKESHTALWAPPAFLPKEGEGILFLDELNSAPPAVQSSAYQLILDRKIGEYELPEGWAIVAAGNREGDRGVTYKMPSPLANRFVHFELEVDVDDWREWAYKSEIEPSIIAYISYKNEHLFTFDPKKDTKSFATPRSWEYVDKILKAEIGSDVILDTLSGAIGKDVAVGFLSFVKVMDKLPDINEILEGKSFEYPEEIDVLYSLSSALVSGVLQDNEKLDNLLRYTLDLKGEFAVLIVQDLQRNGLTMEYSAPFKEWVQKFSYLLG from the coding sequence ATGAAAGCGACAAATTTAGTAAAATCATTAACGGCTTTGATCGAGAAAAAAGTACCTACTTTTCTTTGGGGCGCTCCGGGGATCGGAAAATCTTCAATTGTCAGAGAGATTGCACAGACTCAGGATGTCGGGTTTATCGACCTGCGTCTAGCTTTAATGGATCCTACAGATCTAAAGGGGATTCCTTTTTACGACAAAGAGAGCCATACTGCACTTTGGGCACCGCCTGCATTTTTACCAAAAGAGGGGGAGGGGATACTCTTTTTAGATGAGTTAAACTCAGCACCTCCTGCTGTTCAGTCTTCAGCGTACCAGCTGATCCTCGATCGCAAGATCGGAGAGTATGAACTTCCTGAGGGCTGGGCGATTGTAGCTGCGGGGAACCGCGAGGGTGATCGAGGGGTGACATATAAAATGCCTTCACCTCTTGCAAACAGATTTGTGCACTTTGAGCTTGAAGTAGATGTAGATGACTGGCGTGAGTGGGCGTATAAAAGCGAGATAGAGCCAAGCATAATTGCCTACATCTCATACAAAAACGAACACCTTTTTACTTTTGACCCGAAAAAAGACACGAAAAGTTTTGCCACTCCGAGAAGCTGGGAGTATGTAGATAAGATACTTAAAGCGGAAATAGGTAGTGATGTGATACTCGATACTTTAAGCGGTGCGATCGGCAAAGATGTAGCGGTGGGCTTTTTGAGCTTTGTAAAAGTGATGGACAAGCTGCCTGACATTAACGAGATCTTGGAGGGGAAAAGTTTTGAGTATCCTGAAGAGATCGATGTGCTTTACTCTTTATCTTCGGCACTGGTGAGCGGTGTACTGCAAGATAACGAGAAGCTTGATAATCTGCTGAGATACACGCTTGATCTAAAAGGGGAGTTTGCGGTGCTGATTGTTCAAGACTTACAGAGAAACGGTCTGACGATGGAGTACTCTGCACCTTTTAAAGAGTGGGTACAAAAATTCTCTTACCTGTTGGGATAA
- the nhaA gene encoding Na+/H+ antiporter NhaA: MKLYAPWEKTFQKVATPLEHFIHAQTTTGIILVFMTIVALLLANTPLYEFYKDVFHLKISFNVSDWKLSHTIHHWINDGLMAIFFFLIGLEIKRNILVGELSNVRVAILPILAALGGMVVPALIYIYINNGLASQNGWGIPMATDIAFAISALVLLNKRVSPSLVTFLIALAIVDDLGAVVVIAVFYTEHIHLLPLVLAGASFLIMVAFNRFGIHAVLPYFLVGMFLWFFMLESGVHATIAGVIAAMAIPSKPKYTPDDFTHHMQNNLNEYDNYPVATDYSLHEKQKALLINMSEKIDSIQSPSARLEQVLHLPVSLLVIPLFALANAGISINFAEVDEALLQPISLGIILGLVFGKVLGIAGVSYIATKLGIAQLPDNSSMSQVFGVSLLGGIGFTMSIFVAELAFYGNASYIFQAKIAILTASLLAGLGGFLWLRFIAQKPHPDRNGN; the protein is encoded by the coding sequence ATGAAACTTTATGCACCGTGGGAAAAGACATTTCAAAAGGTAGCGACTCCGTTAGAGCATTTTATTCATGCACAGACCACTACGGGTATTATTCTTGTCTTTATGACAATAGTTGCACTGCTGCTGGCAAACACGCCCCTTTATGAATTTTATAAAGATGTTTTTCATCTCAAAATATCTTTCAATGTCAGCGACTGGAAACTCTCCCATACTATTCACCACTGGATCAACGACGGTCTGATGGCGATCTTCTTCTTTCTCATCGGTCTTGAGATAAAAAGAAATATCTTAGTAGGGGAGCTTTCAAACGTACGCGTAGCAATACTGCCGATTTTAGCTGCACTTGGCGGAATGGTAGTACCCGCTCTTATCTACATATATATAAACAACGGGCTTGCAAGTCAAAACGGCTGGGGAATCCCGATGGCCACAGATATCGCCTTTGCCATTAGTGCGCTCGTACTGCTAAACAAACGCGTATCGCCTTCACTTGTTACATTTCTAATTGCACTTGCCATAGTAGATGACTTGGGTGCCGTTGTGGTTATTGCCGTGTTTTACACAGAGCATATACACCTGCTTCCTCTAGTCCTTGCCGGAGCCAGCTTTCTTATAATGGTTGCATTTAACAGATTTGGAATCCATGCAGTACTTCCATATTTTCTTGTGGGTATGTTTCTATGGTTTTTCATGCTCGAATCAGGTGTACACGCTACAATCGCAGGTGTTATAGCGGCAATGGCGATTCCCTCAAAACCAAAGTACACTCCAGATGATTTTACCCACCATATGCAAAACAATCTAAACGAGTATGACAACTACCCTGTTGCGACAGACTACTCTTTACACGAGAAACAAAAAGCACTTCTTATCAATATGTCAGAGAAGATCGACTCGATCCAATCACCTTCTGCAAGACTAGAACAGGTGCTGCATCTACCAGTGAGTTTACTTGTTATTCCCCTTTTTGCCCTTGCAAATGCGGGTATCAGCATTAACTTTGCCGAAGTGGATGAAGCGTTGCTGCAGCCCATCTCTCTTGGGATTATTTTAGGGTTAGTGTTTGGTAAGGTTTTAGGGATAGCGGGAGTCTCTTACATCGCTACAAAACTGGGGATTGCTCAACTTCCTGACAACAGCTCTATGAGTCAGGTTTTTGGGGTTTCACTTCTGGGCGGAATAGGTTTTACTATGAGTATCTTCGTAGCCGAACTTGCTTTTTACGGTAATGCCTCTTACATCTTTCAAGCAAAAATAGCTATTTTAACTGCCTCGCTTTTAGCGGGTCTTGGCGGTTTCCTTTGGTTGCGTTTTATCGCACAAAAACCTCACCCCGATCGAAATGGAAACTAA
- a CDS encoding GGDEF domain-containing response regulator, giving the protein MDNTQKILIVEDNKSLAKLIAKKLSLALGMEVDTAFTLAEAKLFLKGYKYFVTVLDVNLPDAPDGEVIDYALKNKNHVLVLSGNIDKEFRQKMLEKNIIDYVNKSGMNDIEYIISTIKRLRQNQQHKILVVDDSLVFRNQMKSMLENHFFNVITVAHGEEALGMLNAHPDISLVLTDYNMPVMNGLELTKEIRKTYPKDQLSVVALSGNDSDDINALFLKNGANDYIKKPFSKEEFSCRITNSIEALENIQMITQYSNRDHLTGLYNKRNFYNLMNEYLEDIQEDEIKLAITLIDIDNFKHLNDTYGAELGDKVLVALGNILQSGTNASDIVARISEEDFCVVLKDIDRDTAADIYEAIRSEVELATIKIDKEQTIKFTISLGATLYNTDESIEENINEADMLLYKAKHSGKNLLVFE; this is encoded by the coding sequence ATGGATAATACACAAAAAATACTCATCGTTGAAGACAACAAGTCTCTCGCGAAACTCATAGCAAAAAAACTCTCGCTTGCTTTAGGTATGGAGGTTGATACAGCCTTCACTTTAGCGGAGGCAAAACTCTTTTTAAAAGGGTATAAATATTTCGTAACGGTTCTGGATGTAAACCTTCCTGATGCTCCCGATGGCGAAGTGATCGACTACGCTTTAAAGAACAAAAACCATGTGCTTGTATTAAGCGGAAATATCGATAAAGAGTTTCGACAAAAAATGCTTGAGAAGAACATCATCGATTATGTAAACAAAAGCGGTATGAATGACATAGAGTATATTATCAGTACTATTAAAAGGCTCCGTCAAAACCAGCAACATAAAATTTTAGTCGTAGATGATTCTCTCGTTTTTAGAAACCAGATGAAAAGCATGCTTGAAAATCATTTCTTTAATGTTATCACCGTAGCTCACGGTGAAGAAGCGCTAGGGATGCTCAACGCACATCCAGACATCTCTTTAGTGCTCACTGATTACAATATGCCTGTTATGAACGGTTTAGAGCTCACAAAAGAGATCAGAAAAACATACCCAAAAGATCAACTCTCTGTAGTAGCTTTATCGGGTAACGATTCCGATGACATCAATGCCCTTTTTCTAAAAAACGGTGCAAACGACTACATCAAAAAACCTTTCTCAAAAGAGGAGTTTTCATGCCGCATCACTAACTCGATCGAGGCACTGGAAAACATCCAGATGATAACGCAGTACTCAAACAGAGATCATCTCACAGGACTTTATAACAAACGCAATTTTTATAACTTAATGAATGAGTACCTGGAAGATATTCAAGAGGATGAGATAAAACTAGCCATTACCCTTATCGACATTGACAACTTTAAACACCTTAACGATACTTACGGTGCTGAACTGGGTGACAAAGTGCTTGTAGCTCTTGGTAATATCCTCCAAAGTGGAACAAATGCAAGTGATATCGTAGCACGTATAAGTGAAGAGGATTTTTGTGTAGTTTTAAAAGATATCGACAGAGATACTGCGGCAGACATCTACGAAGCGATCCGCTCAGAAGTTGAACTCGCTACTATTAAGATCGACAAAGAACAAACTATCAAATTTACTATTTCACTAGGTGCAACTCTTTACAATACGGATGAGAGTATTGAAGAGAACATAAACGAAGCAGATATGCTTCTCTATAAAGCGAAACATTCAGGCAAAAACCTTTTAGTCTTCGAGTAA
- a CDS encoding dipeptide epimerase, translated as MKIVSITTTRESIPLKTPFVTALRTVYDAEFIRVKVEFADGISSFGEAPATKAITGEDLESIEQNIKELTPTLLGLGRAEALDILHTSSIGSSSKAALDMALFIQEAINNNEPIETDITISLGSKEEMLNEAQIAKERGIKLFKVKLGKDIEHAIEVTQSLAAQFPEHQLLIDANQAWSVAQSLEYIEGVKELSSIALIEQPVIAKDLEGLKNISQNSPIPILADEAVFSFEDAKHIHQNGIAKMINIKLMKCGGVSQAIKILEYAREHNITCMLGSMIEGPISINAAVQLAFNYRDVIKFVDLDSPLLYREPSELLSFHFDRGEVFVR; from the coding sequence ATGAAGATAGTAAGCATTACAACAACAAGAGAGAGCATCCCTTTAAAAACTCCGTTTGTAACAGCTCTTAGAACTGTATATGATGCGGAGTTTATTCGTGTAAAAGTAGAGTTTGCAGACGGTATTAGCAGTTTTGGAGAAGCTCCTGCAACCAAAGCGATTACGGGAGAGGATTTAGAAAGCATCGAGCAAAACATCAAAGAGCTGACACCAACACTTCTTGGGCTTGGTAGAGCAGAAGCTTTAGATATTCTGCACACCTCTTCAATCGGCTCCTCTTCAAAAGCGGCACTAGATATGGCACTTTTTATCCAAGAGGCTATAAACAATAATGAGCCTATAGAGACGGACATCACGATCTCGCTTGGCAGTAAAGAGGAGATGTTAAATGAAGCTCAGATCGCAAAAGAGCGGGGGATAAAACTCTTTAAAGTAAAACTCGGCAAAGATATAGAGCATGCCATAGAGGTAACGCAGAGTTTGGCGGCGCAGTTCCCAGAACATCAACTCCTCATAGATGCAAATCAGGCGTGGAGTGTTGCGCAGAGTTTGGAGTATATTGAGGGGGTAAAAGAACTCAGCTCCATAGCTTTGATCGAACAGCCTGTAATAGCAAAAGATCTAGAAGGGTTAAAAAACATCTCGCAAAATTCACCCATTCCGATCTTAGCAGATGAAGCGGTATTTAGTTTTGAGGATGCAAAACATATCCACCAAAACGGTATTGCAAAGATGATAAATATTAAACTGATGAAGTGCGGCGGTGTGAGTCAGGCGATTAAGATTTTAGAGTATGCAAGGGAGCATAACATAACTTGTATGCTCGGCTCGATGATCGAAGGTCCCATCTCTATCAATGCGGCTGTGCAGTTAGCATTTAATTACAGAGATGTGATCAAATTTGTCGATCTTGACAGCCCGCTGCTCTATAGAGAGCCCTCAGAACTGCTTAGTTTCCATTTCGATCGGGGTGAGGTTTTTGTGCGATAA
- a CDS encoding vWA domain-containing protein: MTLEEKISQAKAKLLVEYPYFGTLAAKISLELNDDIESFKSDGKKIEYREDYLSDLELNEIEFILANGAMHKALAHENRKGERSGWLWRMATDIAINDMLLENGMDMPYGAEYRKRFSGMYAEEIYAELKDDILRDDEDLEYEADDTDDIEKKDDQQKQEQQQEQTQEELQEEILQEQLMAEEAISLLEQKFQSGEAPESIERFFDMSGFGKINWRDELRDAIDKYYRDDYTLLPPSKKLLYQGIYLPSNISNTFKLVIAIDSSGSVDEELLNQFLSEVNFLMEHVQNYEIELIVCDDMIHSHQTFYSGEPLDVKLIGSGGTDFRPVFEFVEQNIDEVKLLLYFTDLEGIFPKEAPNYEVKWVSQKESEIPFGELILLED; this comes from the coding sequence ATGACTTTAGAGGAGAAAATCTCACAGGCAAAAGCGAAGCTCTTAGTGGAGTACCCGTATTTTGGGACACTGGCGGCAAAAATATCACTAGAGCTAAATGACGATATAGAGAGTTTCAAGTCTGATGGCAAAAAGATTGAGTACCGTGAAGATTACCTTTCAGATCTCGAACTGAATGAGATAGAGTTTATCTTGGCAAACGGTGCGATGCATAAAGCTTTGGCTCATGAGAACCGTAAAGGGGAGCGAAGCGGCTGGTTGTGGCGAATGGCGACAGATATTGCGATCAACGATATGCTTCTTGAAAACGGGATGGATATGCCTTATGGTGCAGAGTACAGAAAACGTTTTTCTGGGATGTATGCCGAAGAGATCTATGCCGAGTTAAAAGATGATATTTTGCGTGATGATGAAGATCTAGAGTATGAAGCGGATGATACTGACGACATTGAAAAAAAAGATGATCAGCAAAAGCAAGAACAGCAACAGGAACAAACTCAAGAGGAACTGCAAGAGGAGATACTCCAAGAGCAGTTGATGGCGGAAGAGGCTATCTCTCTTTTAGAGCAAAAGTTTCAAAGCGGTGAAGCTCCTGAATCTATCGAGCGTTTTTTCGATATGAGCGGTTTTGGGAAAATCAACTGGCGCGACGAGCTTAGAGATGCGATCGATAAATATTACAGAGATGATTACACTCTGCTCCCACCGTCAAAAAAACTGCTCTATCAGGGGATATATCTCCCTTCAAATATCTCAAATACCTTCAAACTTGTTATTGCCATAGACTCTTCCGGTTCGGTTGACGAGGAGCTGCTAAATCAGTTTTTAAGCGAAGTGAACTTTTTGATGGAGCATGTGCAAAATTATGAGATAGAGCTTATTGTTTGTGACGATATGATCCATTCCCATCAAACTTTTTACAGCGGAGAGCCTTTGGATGTAAAACTCATAGGAAGTGGGGGCACTGACTTTCGCCCTGTGTTTGAGTTTGTCGAGCAAAATATAGACGAGGTGAAATTGCTGCTATATTTTACCGATCTTGAGGGAATTTTTCCTAAAGAGGCACCAAACTATGAAGTGAAATGGGTCTCTCAAAAAGAGAGTGAGATCCCATTTGGAGAGTTGATTTTACTCGAAGACTAA